In Tachysurus fulvidraco isolate hzauxx_2018 chromosome 3, HZAU_PFXX_2.0, whole genome shotgun sequence, a single window of DNA contains:
- the shc1 gene encoding SHC-transforming protein 1 isoform X5, which yields MGCVEVLQSMRALDFNTRTQVTREAISVVCEAVPGAKGAQRRRKPSSRCLTSILGKSNLRFAGMTINLTVSTNSLNLLTTDCKQIIANHHMQSISFASGGDPDTAEYVAYVAKDPVNQRACHILECPEGLAQEVISTIGQAFELRFKQYLKNPPKLVTPHDRMAPFDGSAWEEEEEDFAPPTDVPYYNNFPGKQPPPGGLVDMRTRPGHSTGATLPYGQPGINDIHKQPLPPLPVGAKEGGLFDDPSYVNVDKSRPQVAAANGSTHRDAFDMKPFDDALSVSGAMPPLAQQLQSEPWFHGPLSRKKAEKLLSKDGDFLVRESGTTPGQYVLTGQQGGQPKHLLLVDPEGVVRTKDHRFESVSHLISYHMDNRLPIVSAGSEVCLQQPVERKA from the exons GGAGGCAATCTCAGTGGTGTGTGAGGCAGTACCAGGTGCCAAAGGAGCTCAGCGCAGGAGGAAG CCTTCATCTCGGTGTCTGACCTCTATCCTCGGGAAGAGTAACCTCCGCTTTGCTGGAATGACAATCAACCTCACTGTGTCGACCAACAGCTTAAACCTACTGACGACCGACTGCAAACAg ATTATTGCCAACCATCACATGCAGTCCATCTCTTTTGCATCGGGAGGAGATCCA GATACAGCGGAATATGTAGCCTACGTAGCCAAAGATCCTGTCAACCAGAGAG CATGTCACATCCTGGAGTGTCCTGAGGGCTTGGCCCAGGAAGTGATCAGCACCATTGGACAGGCCTTTGAGCTGCGTTTCAAGCAGTATCTGAAGAACCCCCCAAAACTTGTCACACCACATGACcg gatggcTCCTTTCGATGGCTCAGCatgggaggaggaagaagaggactTTGCTCCTCCCACAGACGTACCATACTATAATAATTTTCCCGGGAAACAGCCGCCCCCAGGAGGCCTGGTGGACATGAGAACTCGTCCTGGGCACAGCACAGGAGCCACACTA CCGTACGGTCAGCCTGGAATAAATGACATCCATAAGCAACCTCTGCCTCCACTACCAG TTGGAGCAAAAGAAGGTGGTCTGTTTGATGACCCGTCATATGTCAATGTGGACAAATCCCGCCCCCAAGTGGCCGCAGCTAATGGCAGCACTCACCGAGATGCTTTCGACATGA AGCCGTTTGATGATGCCCTGAGCGTGTCGGGTGCGATGCCCCCTCTGGCTCAGCAGCTGCAGAGTGAGCCCTGGTTTCACGGTCCTCTGAGCCGCAAGAAGGCAGAGAAACTGCTGAGCAAAGACGGTGACTTTCTAGTGCGCGAGTCAGGAACCACGCCAGGCCAGTACGTGCTGACAGGCCAGCAGGGAGGCCAACCCAAACACCTGCTGCTGGTGGACCCGGAAGGAGTG GTCCGTACCAAAGACCATCGCTTCGAAAGCGTCAGTCACCTGATCAGTTATCACATGGACAACCGACTGCCGATCGTATCCGCCGGAAGCGAGGTGTGCCTGCAGCAGCCGGTGGAACGCAAAGCCTAA